One genomic region from Fusobacterium sp. JB019 encodes:
- the rsmB gene encoding 16S rRNA (cytosine(967)-C(5))-methyltransferase RsmB — translation MNIKKRIISIISETEKGKFSNIALNEYFKANPLSSKERGFITEVFYGTIRNKIFLDTMINKRVKEIKKDWLRQLLRISIYQITFMDSDEAGVVWEAAELAKRKFSNPLGKFVNGVLRSYLRDKDKEIEKLRSENKLNILYSYPKWFYKKMKDEYGEDCEKVLKSLKKIPYLSIRVNTLKYSTDEFENLLKRENINIIKKVDTVYYIDSGIVIYFDEFKEGKIIAQDGASYLAVKSLDPKPGDFVLDTCSAPGSKTVLIGELMKNEGKILALDIHPHKIKLIEGNAKKMGINIITPVKMDATKVKEQGLKFDKILVDAPCSGYGVIRKKPEALYNKNMDNVHELSELQYNILDSASKVLKEDGELIYSTCTITREENTDNISKFLENNPDFESLKVDIPSNVSGEYDDVNGFLINFKEEILDNFYIVKLRRKKN, via the coding sequence ATGAATATCAAAAAGAGAATCATTTCTATCATCTCTGAAACTGAAAAAGGTAAATTTTCAAACATAGCTTTAAATGAATATTTCAAAGCTAATCCTTTAAGTAGCAAAGAAAGAGGATTTATCACAGAAGTTTTCTATGGAACTATCAGAAACAAAATTTTTCTAGACACAATGATTAATAAAAGAGTTAAGGAAATTAAAAAAGATTGGCTGAGACAACTTTTAAGAATTTCTATTTATCAAATCACTTTTATGGATAGTGATGAAGCTGGTGTTGTTTGGGAAGCAGCTGAGTTAGCTAAAAGAAAATTTAGCAATCCTCTTGGAAAATTTGTGAATGGAGTTTTAAGAAGTTACTTAAGAGATAAAGATAAGGAAATTGAAAAACTTAGATCTGAAAATAAATTAAATATTTTATATTCTTATCCTAAATGGTTCTATAAAAAAATGAAAGATGAATATGGAGAAGATTGTGAAAAGGTATTAAAATCTCTTAAAAAAATCCCTTATTTATCAATTAGAGTTAACACTTTAAAATATTCAACTGATGAATTTGAAAATCTTCTTAAACGTGAAAATATAAATATAATTAAAAAAGTTGATACTGTTTACTATATAGATTCTGGAATTGTTATCTATTTTGATGAGTTCAAAGAAGGAAAAATAATAGCCCAAGACGGAGCTTCTTATTTAGCTGTAAAGTCACTAGATCCTAAACCTGGAGATTTTGTACTTGATACTTGTTCTGCTCCTGGAAGTAAAACTGTTTTAATTGGTGAATTAATGAAAAATGAAGGAAAGATTTTAGCTTTAGATATTCATCCTCATAAAATAAAATTAATTGAAGGTAATGCTAAAAAAATGGGAATAAATATTATTACTCCTGTAAAAATGGATGCTACTAAAGTAAAGGAACAAGGTTTAAAATTTGATAAGATTTTAGTTGATGCTCCTTGTAGTGGATATGGAGTTATTAGGAAAAAACCTGAAGCTTTATATAATAAAAACATGGATAATGTTCATGAACTTTCTGAGCTTCAATATAATATTTTAGATTCTGCTAGCAAAGTTTTAAAAGAAGATGGAGAACTTATCTATAGTACTTGTACTATTACAAGGGAAGAAAATACTGATAATATTTCTAAATTTTTAGAAAATAATCCTGATTTTGAAAGTTTAAAAGTAGATATTCCTTCAAATGTTAGTGGGGAATATGATGATGTTAATGGATTCTTAATAAATTTCAAAGAAGAAATATTAGATAATTTCTATATTGTAAAACTTAGAAGAAAGAAAAACTAA
- a CDS encoding helix-turn-helix transcriptional regulator gives MDRREAFKFLDNLAKGISIMFGSDCETIIHDFNTEDCVVASIYNGHVTGRKKGDKLNLLGIYNLDDMRNGKDLYNCLGKTDDGRMIKSTTFHFKDEKFHYVLGINLDFTKLSIAQKTLSDIIKTGIDVSKAINENPNEKVILEIFEEGLRKIGKPVKEMNKKERMALVKYINDNGGFSLKKSIQTVAEKMEISRYTIYNYLKEFGIDLARQ, from the coding sequence ATGGATAGAAGAGAAGCCTTCAAATTTTTAGATAATTTGGCAAAGGGGATTTCTATTATGTTTGGATCAGACTGTGAAACAATAATTCACGATTTTAATACTGAGGACTGTGTAGTGGCTTCTATTTACAATGGGCATGTAACTGGAAGAAAAAAAGGAGATAAACTAAATCTTTTAGGAATATATAATTTAGATGATATGAGAAATGGAAAAGATTTATACAATTGTTTGGGGAAAACAGATGATGGAAGAATGATAAAATCAACAACTTTTCATTTTAAAGATGAAAAATTTCATTATGTTCTAGGGATAAATTTAGATTTTACTAAATTATCAATTGCACAAAAAACATTATCTGATATTATAAAAACAGGAATAGATGTTTCTAAAGCAATAAATGAAAATCCAAATGAAAAAGTTATTCTTGAAATATTCGAAGAAGGGTTAAGAAAAATAGGAAAACCAGTAAAAGAGATGAATAAAAAAGAAAGAATGGCTTTAGTAAAATACATAAATGATAATGGAGGATTTTCTTTAAAGAAAAGTATTCAAACAGTTGCAGAGAAAATGGAAATTTCAAGATATACAATATATAATTATTTAAAAGAATTTGGGATAGATTTAGCTAGACAATAA
- the htpG gene encoding molecular chaperone HtpG encodes MRKETQNFQAETKELLNLMVHSIYSNKEIFIRELVSNASDAIDKLKFKSLTNTELLKDGKDFQIILKGDKEKNILEIRDNGIGMTFEEVNENIGTIAKSGSKAFLEKIKEAKENKDLDIIGQFGVGFYSAFMVADEITLFTKSPESETTVKWSSKGDGTYEVEEVENLEDLVRGTKIILHLKDEDKDFAEDYKLKSLVKKHSGSVKYPVMLGEEKLNNEKPLWKLDKKDITDEMYNEFYKSTFMGMEDPLMHFNFKVQGSLEYNAVLFVPNRTPMDFYTKEYKRGLQLYSKNVFIMESAENLVPEYLRFLKGVVDTDNLSLNISREILQQNNELTKISKNLEKKVLGEFTKLLKNNRDEYIKFWEIFGQTIKFGVQEMFGINKEKLQDLIIFKSSYEDKYVTLKEYTDRMPSDQEDIFYVTGESEEIVKELPKLKALKEKGFEVLYFTDRIDEFTTKTLMDYAGKKFKSITASDFKLNKEEAEKDETLEKENKPILDKFKELLGEKIAEVKLGNNLGSSAVAMTSKGEVSLEMEKTLSQIPGNEGIKAEKILEINPEHPLFERLKNAQDEEARDLLDVLYDQALLVEGFKIENPIKFAEKMNKILSK; translated from the coding sequence ATGAGAAAAGAGACACAAAATTTTCAGGCAGAAACTAAAGAATTATTAAACCTTATGGTTCATTCAATTTACAGTAATAAGGAGATATTTATAAGAGAACTTGTATCAAATGCAAGTGATGCCATAGACAAATTAAAATTTAAATCTTTAACTAATACAGAGTTATTAAAAGATGGAAAAGATTTTCAAATCATTTTAAAAGGTGACAAAGAAAAGAATATATTAGAAATTAGAGATAATGGTATTGGAATGACTTTTGAAGAAGTTAATGAAAATATAGGAACTATAGCAAAATCTGGTTCAAAAGCTTTCTTAGAAAAAATAAAAGAAGCAAAAGAAAATAAAGATTTAGATATAATAGGACAATTCGGTGTAGGATTCTATTCAGCTTTCATGGTAGCAGATGAAATAACTTTATTTACTAAATCACCAGAATCTGAAACAACTGTAAAATGGTCATCTAAAGGAGATGGAACATATGAGGTTGAAGAAGTTGAAAATTTAGAAGATTTAGTAAGAGGTACAAAAATAATCTTACATCTAAAAGATGAAGATAAAGATTTTGCAGAAGATTATAAATTAAAAAGTCTTGTAAAAAAACATTCAGGATCTGTTAAATATCCAGTAATGTTAGGAGAAGAAAAATTAAATAATGAAAAACCATTATGGAAATTAGATAAAAAAGATATTACAGATGAAATGTATAATGAATTTTATAAATCAACATTTATGGGAATGGAAGATCCATTAATGCACTTTAATTTTAAAGTTCAAGGATCATTAGAATATAATGCTGTTTTATTTGTTCCAAATAGAACTCCAATGGATTTCTATACAAAGGAATATAAAAGAGGATTACAATTATATTCTAAAAATGTATTTATTATGGAATCAGCAGAGAATTTAGTTCCAGAATATTTAAGATTCTTAAAAGGTGTAGTTGATACAGATAATTTATCTTTAAATATTTCAAGAGAAATTTTACAACAAAATAATGAATTAACTAAAATATCTAAAAATTTAGAAAAGAAAGTTTTAGGAGAATTCACTAAATTATTAAAAAATAATAGAGATGAATATATTAAATTCTGGGAAATCTTTGGACAAACAATTAAGTTTGGAGTTCAAGAAATGTTTGGAATTAATAAAGAAAAATTACAAGACTTAATTATATTCAAATCATCTTATGAAGATAAATATGTAACATTAAAAGAATATACAGATAGAATGCCTAGTGATCAAGAAGATATATTCTATGTAACAGGAGAAAGTGAAGAAATAGTTAAAGAATTACCAAAATTAAAAGCATTAAAAGAAAAAGGATTTGAAGTACTATACTTTACAGATAGAATTGATGAATTTACAACAAAAACATTAATGGATTATGCTGGAAAAAAATTCAAATCAATAACTGCTTCAGATTTTAAATTAAATAAAGAAGAAGCTGAAAAAGATGAAACTTTAGAAAAAGAAAATAAACCTATATTAGATAAGTTTAAAGAATTATTAGGAGAAAAAATAGCAGAAGTTAAACTAGGAAATAATCTAGGTTCTTCAGCGGTAGCTATGACTTCAAAGGGAGAAGTTTCTTTAGAAATGGAAAAAACTCTTTCTCAAATTCCTGGAAATGAAGGAATTAAAGCAGAAAAAATATTGGAAATAAATCCTGAGCATCCTTTATTTGAAAGATTAAAAAATGCACAAGATGAAGAAGCAAGAGACTTATTAGATGTATTATATGATCAAGCTCTTTTAGTTGAAGGATTTAAAATAGAAAATCCAATAAAATTTGCAGAAAAAATGAATAAAATTTTATCAAAATAG